One part of the Lycium ferocissimum isolate CSIRO_LF1 chromosome 8, AGI_CSIRO_Lferr_CH_V1, whole genome shotgun sequence genome encodes these proteins:
- the LOC132066051 gene encoding uncharacterized protein LOC132066051, whose translation MAGRPNRNQGNQEGLQVNPPAPEEEEDENIFVEFINEAEYASAVVPPRVENATFKIDSSIYHLLKLEGYFRNSAEDCPLRHLKNFLHVCAQQSQGAVSADALRLRVFKYSLAGPAREWYEKLPSNSIHTWNELANTFLKKWFPPSKKAELRDKIFEFKQLPREQLYSAWEHFKYYLAQSPTHGFSDAILTEKFYKGLDTMNQIAVNSAAGGCFMDKSFIVITRLLDKLTTHNQAWHSSDSEFLSYSSPSAAAVAKENHKRDHAFAQLQTTVDLLSKRLTNQETKSVNVVEEMPPRTPGMYQVSEEVYLEGQPQREDANYIDHSQGGYQKPWRPQQQSNKYGQNDYGGSDRRDYNNNNYGNRNFNAYVPPKGRTSNSQNWRESPSNDQGTSRMESMLEKILDNQLKSDKKMENLTEVVGSGKVLDAVNQKVVEPIIVDPIIDEVVEEEVEQEKEAPIEVPIVVEKENEVHPSVEMGDEEPNVKKATGESFPKSKVTGAIKPLTQTYKPPPPFPQRLMKRTEDAKCQRFYDQLKGLPMNIPFLDAFQEMSGFAKYLKDLLIKKRPIKHDTIGVTHRVSSIISSSNIEKKGDPGAFTIPCTSGHHNFARALCDNGASINLMPLAIYKQAGLGTPKPTSMRLQMADRTIKRPVGIVDDILVRVGEFLLPADFVILDCAVEKEVPIILGRPFLATGRALMDSEKHEIKFRVNNEEVTF comes from the exons ATGGCAGGAAGACCGAATCGAAATCAAGGAAACCAAGAGGGACTTCAAGTGAACCCTCCTGCACCAGAAGAGGAAGAGGATGAGAATATATTTGTAGAATTCATCAATGAAGCTGAATATGCTTCTGCTGTGGTTCCTCCTAGAGTTGAAAATGCTACTTTCAAAATTGATAGTTCTATCTATCATCTGCTGAAACTGGAAGGTTATTTCCGCAATTCTGCGGAGGATTGTCCACTTCGACATTTGAAGAATTTCCTGCATGTATGTGCTCAACAATCCCAAGGTGCTGTTTCTGCTGATGCACTTCGATTACGGGTATTCAAATATTCCTTGGCTGGTCCAGCCAGGGAATGGTATGAAAAGCTTCCAAGCAATTCTATTCATACTTGGAATGAGTTagcaaatacatttttaaagaaatggttCCCGCCAAGCAAAAAGGCTGAGCTTAGAGACAAGATATTTGAGTTCAAGCAACTTCCGAGGGAACAATTATATTCAGCGTGGGAGCATTTCAAGTATTATCTGGCTCAATCTCCAACCCATGGATTTTCGGATGCAATTCTCACAGAAAAATTCTACAAGGGTTTGGATACAATGAACCAGATCGCCGTCAATTCAGCCGCAGGAGGATGCTTTATGGACAAATCATTTATAGTTATCACCAGATTGCTGGATAAGCTCACCACCCATAATCAAGCTTGGCACTCGAGTGATAGTGAATTCCTGTCATATAGTAGTCCCTCTGCTGCCGCTGTGgcaaaagaaaatcataagcGAGATCATGCTTTCGCTCAATTGCAGACCACTGTGGATTTGCTGTCAAAGAGGCTTACAAACCAAGAAACTAAAAGTGTGAATGTTGTCGAAGAGATGCCACCTCGTACTCCCGGAATGTACCAAGTTTCGGAGGAAGTTTATCTAGAGGGGCAGCCACAACGTGAGGATGCCAATTATATCGATCACTCTCAGGGGGGTTACCAAAAGCCATGGAGACCCCAACAACAAAGCAATAAATATGGTCAAAATGATTATGGTGGTTCGGATAGGAgagattacaacaacaacaattatggTAATCGGAATTTCAATGCCTATGTTCCACCAAAGGGCCGTACGTCTAACTCTCAGAACTGGCGAGAAAGTCCTTCCAATGATCAAGGGACCTCTCGGATGGAATCTATGCTTGAAAAGATATTGGACAACCAGCTCAAGAGTGACAAGAAGATGGAAAATTTGACCGAAGTGGTAGG AAGCGGAAAGGTCCTTGATGCGGTAAATCAGAAAGTGGTTGAACCTATCATTGTCGATCCGATTATTGATGAGGTTGTTGAAGAAGAGGTTGAACAAGAAAAAGAGGCACCAATTGAGGTgcctattgttgttgagaaagAGAATGAAGTGCACCCTAGTGTTGAAATGGGTGACGAGGAGCCAAATGTTAAAAAAGCCACCGGAGAAAGCTTTCCAAAGAGCAAGGTCACAGGGGCAATTAAACCCTTGACTCAAACGTATAAGCCTCCTCCCCCGTTTCCACAAAGATTGATGAAAAGAACAGAGGATGCCAAGTGCCAACGATTCTACGACCAACTAAAAGGGTTGCCAATGAATATCCCATTCCTGGACGCATTCCAAGAAATGTCGGGAtttgctaaatatttgaaggattTGTTGATAAAGAAAAGGCCAATCAAGCATGATACAATAGGAGTCACCCACCGTGTGAGTTCTATTATCTCGTCATCAAACATCGAGAAGAAGGGAGATCCTGGGGCTTTCACTATCCCTTGCACCAGCGGTCATCATAACTTTGCTCGGGCTTTATGTGACAATGGTGCTAGCATTAATTTGATGCCGCTAGCCATATATAAGCAAGCCGGTTTGGGAACACCTAAACCAACGAGCATGCGTCTCCAAATGGCCGACAGAACAATTAAAAGACCGGTGGGGATTGTTGATGATATCCTCGTTAGAGTGGGGGAATTCTTATTACCTGCAGATTTTGTCATTCTTGATTGTGCGGTTGAAAAAGAAGTCCCAATTATTTTGGGAAGGCCATTTCTTGCCACTGGGAGAGCCCTAATGGACTCagaaaagcatgaaataaaatttcgaGTCAATAATGAAGAAGTAACCTTCTAA